In Pyrus communis chromosome 15, drPyrComm1.1, whole genome shotgun sequence, the genomic stretch AAAATACTAAACCAAGAACACTGCCCACACTTGCTACCAAAAACTATTTAACCCCACTTCGCCATATCTAATAACTAAGTGTTTGATTATCAAACTAGAGTGCCATTGGGCACACACGGTCCTAAAGTACACACAAATTACCCACATCAAATTGGGTGCTCTTAGCAATAGCTCAAATTCTTGCAACAAACCCATTGTTCCTGGGAGTCCGAAAACTCTAAGCAACCAATGCTAGCTCGAAAGTATAAGCAAAATGCATATTGGGCAAGAATGTAAAAAGGAACCTTGATAGGCCTCGTTTATCTCTTGAAACCTAGAGGTGGCACTATCCTGGTCCTTGTGCTTATCCGGATGCCATTTCTGCACCCACAAATCACAAAGAAGCAAAATTTAAAGCATTTCAGTAAGCAACAAACgaacccaaaaattaaaatattaaaaaaaaaaactaaaaaatgtgtaaaaaaaTCGAAAATTACAAACCAAGGCGAGGCGGATGTAGTTGGAGCGAATAGCATCGTCGTTGGCATCATAATCCACTTCCAGTATCTTATAGTAATCCTAAATACACAAAACTCATGTAATTGAGTAAACTAACGGCTAAAAAGATGGAAAACAAATGattaaaaaaccctaattgtgCGGGCGAAAGAACAAGACCTTGGGCTTGGAGAGGTCGGAGAAGAAATCGAAATTGAGGTGGGAATCCTGGTCggattgttgttgctgttgttgttggtCGGTGTCGGAGAAAATGGTGTCGCCCCACTCGTCCCACATCATGCTGGTGTTGTCGGCGTCGGTGAAATGAGAAATATCACAGAGAAGgctagatagagagagagagatttgggtTGGGATTTTGGGAGACGGGAGAAATGGGGGAGAATAATGGTAGGAACTCTGTGGGGGTGCGATTGCTTTTCCTCTATCTCATCCATttccttgtttttgtttttatttttatttttaattttatatatgaaaatcaaaaacataaaaaattgtaaaaatatattttttataaacgACGGCGTTAGTGTTTAAACAATCGGTGAAAATCGAACTCACACTGCCATACATATACACAATTGTTTTCCGCCAGTATTtgaccaaacacaaaaatgagAATCGAATTACAATTACTAGGATCCTTACTTTGACTTCATTCGACCAAAAAACCTTTTAACACTATTTTGGGTGTTCATAATATCTAATTGAAAGATAAATTGACTTTTTTTGTTGGGTTATAAATTTCTAATTTTAGAACTAGGAAAAGCTAAATGTGGATTTTTTTCTACTCATTGAGAAATATCTTTgaagtaatatatatatttttgacataactattttcctttgtttgtccatgtttcttgtcaaacttagaaccaaaaatatttggagGAAAACACTCATTCTACgaagatggaaaagaaaatatctaattttattttaaattaggCAACATTTTATTTAAACTTTTGAGGAATACTGCCAACGGGAGAGTAACACCAAAATTTCTtataggccatctccaatcgaaagAGAGCCAAACGGCTCATTTTAGCCATctagccctccaagaaattaatattttaatgaacagtgtaaggccatatttcttaccatctccaaccgagggtcaaatggttatagggccaaacatagccctgtgacaaaaaataatctccaaccgaaggccaaAAGATcataaggccaaacataatttattatttaaatataaaaactacaACACTTTAAATTTAAAACCTACAACTTATATTTGAAAAccacaacttaaatttaaaaattacaaattaaatttaaaaactacaacttaaatttataggaacaaagtgagaattttttaatatttaaaaaaaaatttggcaaaGCAATTCCTTAGCAAACgaggtattacttggcagatgacatctacccaaagtgggtaacacttgtccaagcaattccaaaccctgtGAATGACGCTAAAAAGTGGTTTACCTTACAACAAGAGGCATaccggaaagatgttgagaaagctttggtattctacaagcacgaTGGAAGATCATCAAGGAACCTGCAAGAGGGTGGAGtcaagaaaatttggactccatcatgatgtcttgcatcatattacacaatatgattgtggaggatgagcgagatgagtatattgatggagagtctgaTGACGACCAAGAGGATCTAAATAGGTCAAGAAGagctcgtgcaaaaatatatgatggtcCTAATTTGCCTTTGAATCCAAGAACCAGTAGTAACTctttaaatgagtacatgaggcgccATAAGATGATACGTTCCCgcgccacaaacaagtacctacaacaagatcttgttgcacatctttggaccaaaagaagtatggagtaggcgtttaagttttacattgttaaatgttttttttttaatgttgtttaatgttatgttacatctcacatcgcctagggaagtgaatcatgtaagccttatatgtatattcccatctctacttagcacgagacattttgtgagctcactagcttcgggttccatcggaactctgaagttaagcgaattcgcacgagagcaatcccataatggatgacccactaggaagttctcatgtgagttcccataaacaaaaccgtgaaggcgtggtcgggacccaaatcggacaatatcgtgctacggtggagtcgagtctgggatgtggtgagggcccaggcggggatgtgacatgtTAGGGCAAATTACATTTTACACCCTTAGATTTAAGgttgatttcaatttcttacaatatctttaaaacatttcactttcatacctcacgtactcttttatttcaatttcatacaaccgttaaaaaatctgttatgttaaccgttaagtgatgacgtggcaaatatgAGATCCCCAtttgtgctgacgtggctgccacatttataccacgtggctaaacacttaataaaattttaaaatattaaaataattaattaaagaaaactatttaaaaaaaacccCCAGAACCCCCTTCATCTTCCCTACCTGGCACCCCTCCATCCCCTCCACCCCCTCCACCCCCTCCATGGCTCCACCCCTCAATTCCAAACCCTATGAATGACGCCGAAAAGTGGTTTACGTTACAACAAGAGGCATAccgaaagatgttgagagagcttttggtattctacaagcacggtgGAAGATCATCAAGGAACCTacaagagggtggagtcgagaaaatttggactctatcatgatgtcttgcatcatattacacaacatgattgtggaggatgagcgagatgagtatattgatggagagtctgatgatgaccaaaaaagaaagaattttaaaattaaaaaaaaattgtaaaaaaagaaaaactatttaaaaaaaaaatcaaatatgacAGCTAGCTGACATTAGCAACTAGTTTGCATTCAAACTGTGGCTCGCCCCACATCATTCTAATAGAACGCATCATTTCAGCTGAACACAAGTCACGTTACCGTCAAATATCTGGTTGATAAGTGAAAATTTGTTAGTGTGCTAGTCTGTATTGGTGGCACATTAAATGCTAGGTGAAGAAAACCCACAACTAAGGGGTTCATTGAGGCCCATATAAAAGGATGAGAGCCTTATGTATGGAGGTGGAACAACTGAGGAGAGATAATTGATGTATTAGCAAAGCACTATTTTTTAGTCATGCAATCAATAGAATTTGAGCAATACATTGGATGTAATCTAGTTTTAAGGGGTGCACTacttaaatctttgtgtttatttcattttaacgcATATTCCAAACCAGTCAAgagtttaatattttaatttgttaacttGCAAATTTTAAGCCATAACACATATAAGTACAAgtcggcaaaaaaaaaaaaaaatggtgtgaATCTTGGTTgatattgtcacatcctggtcaggggggaccacttcccggccccgctccaccaccgtagc encodes the following:
- the LOC137717879 gene encoding uncharacterized protein, with protein sequence MMWDEWGDTIFSDTDQQQQQQQSDQDSHLNFDFFSDLSKPKDYYKILEVDYDANDDAIRSNYIRLALKWHPDKHKDQDSATSRFQEINEAYQVLSDPVKRVEYDKKGMLYVYDYNITEYLNRYKGLILTCSGLGMRTSIW